The Plasmodium chabaudi chabaudi strain AS genome assembly, chromosome: 14 genome contains the following window.
tgtagTCATATATAGGGGAgtgtaaaacaaaaaacgGAGACTACACTTTTCAATATGTCTCCATCCCTTTCACCAAAGTCATAGATTTATATTGCCATacgaaatatataacttaCATGTGTCAAGAGTAAATTCTTTATCAATTTTGTGTTCTGAACTATCATCAGTTACATTAAAATTGATTTTtgttacttttattttgtatgatTCAGTTGTTGGTCCAGCATAATCGACCCAAATCAAACCATCGGATTCATTTACAGataataatgtatttttgtaaGTCAAATCTGAATCATCATAATCACTTGTATCTAAAGCTGTATCTACTGCTTCTTTTGGAGGTGGAACAGGGCCTAAAGCTGCTTTGTCATGTCCAccaaaagaaataaatccACCTCCTTCAATTAAACATAAaccaaatatatttttttttgatgcCGAATTTGAAACAAAAGAGTTTAAAATAGATGAATATTTCTTATCAGCTTGATGATTATTAGTTAATCCAATAACACCATATGTATCtgcattaatatttaaacttttattttctgtTATACATCCAAAGTAATcatatgttatttttttgtctttattaattaaaaaggaatcattaaaataaaacccTTTAATTTGTTCGCTATCAATTTTGTGATCAAATGGACATACAGatgcatttttatcaacAGATGGGTCGTTCATGCTTAAGAAGTTCATGCTAGTTACATAATCGCATAATTTacttttacaatttttttttcttaaggTATATCCTTTTAattgtttaaaatattcatctAAAACTAAGCATTTATTAGATCCTAAGATTTCAGTACATTCTGCACTTTTGCAAtcaacatattttaaatcttTGGACTTTGATAAATCATATGCTAATACATCAGTTTCTGAAGCGGGCTTTGTTTCATCATGGCAATAGAATGCAGTAGATGAATTACCAAGTGTTAAAACTAAATCAACGACTGATTTTTCTGATCCTAAAGCTAAAGGTAAACTCCATCTAAAATTCTTTTCATGTAATTTGAGATTATAGAAATCGGTAGCTTCATCATCTTGTACCCTTAAGAAAGAACTATTTGCCCTATGATCTCTTTTTCCTATGCTTCTTAAAACTCCAACCTTTCCATGTACACAGCCACTATTGTGAGAATGCTTTGCTTTCGAATTGCTGTGAGATTGTAATGAATAGCAATCTGTTTTAAACAAACTCAGGAGGAGAAAAACGCAATGAAGGAGTACTATATATCTTTGAGacattttgtatattgCTTGTTCAGAAAatgtatgtatgtatattatatgtataagtGTTAGTGTGTATGGCTAAGCGCATATAGCTGTCTGTGCTTATATAATGAGCACTTAAAAACAACAACAACAACAAAAACAAAGTGAATTGCACTTTTGTTTTAGAAATTCTTTTTAATCATGATATTGTAAAGTCAATATTATGGGAAAAGCATaggtgaaaaaaattgtagaaTCAAAAAGATgtgaaaaagaatataaaaattaaaaaataattaaaactaataaaaaaatattataatataaaaatgaaaataggcttattaaattatatttatataaatatttttatttaaatgtaaaaaaatataataaataaattttttttttcgtcaaTATTATCGCTGTATTTCTTTTGATTCGCGATTAaagtattatttaatttttaaaaattaaaataaaaattaaattaaaataccTTGTAATAATGCTACTTATGAGtctcatatataaaaaagacaCACCCGAATTAAGGAACATAGatagataaatatataagcgTGTGTGCATATTCCTAACCTCTTTTTCATATcctaaattattataaatatcgCGCGAATCATAATGCTAATAGGTAGTACATAAGCATTTAGACCGTATGCAAAAAGTGTAAAATTTAAGGCAcgatttttctaattttttttttttttaataatcaCAATTAGCTAGTTGATATAATGCTTAAtcgtaaaaaaataaaatggaatGCAAGAAAATGCGATAAAAATTGTACACATAGAAACACACACATATCAATGCTCATAACATTTtgtaattaataaatatatatacttttttaatattattttttggggACCAATATTAATAACGTCGcgaattataataattattaactctatatttattggaAAAGCCAGTCTCACTTTGTTTTCTCGACTTACTAtacttttcttttaatgcTATATTTGCGTTAACAAGgtcttttataatttcctttttcGTAAACTCTGTAGGTATTCCTCCTCTTTCAATAACATCGTCtactattttaattttttttaccggcgtaattaaattatcatatgaacttttattaaatataatatgctcATATTGGAATGATAGTATATCATAAATAGTTataggtatatatatatcatttttaattttaattaattttttaattatatttttaatatcatttgaatatatattaacaagAGGGGAAGTAAACATTGTTTGTATTGTcaacatattatttaaaaataaataataatatcttaattcatattcattattatatttttctaatatttgtgttaataaattttccttttcttgatttattttcgtcgttattattatgtcattatttttaaatattattttttttaaatctaaaatatttttaatatcatttttattcatacaATCATTTGGcttatttatacaattaaTTAGATTAGATATttctattaaatttttatttattttttccaagTTTACACttttttcacatttattatttacacatTTTGATATAGTCctcttttttgtttcattcTTGTTTTTACTGCCTTTGCTATGCTCATATATAAGACATAACAAATCTGAACATACTTCATGAAGAAAGTCTATTCTcttttcattatcatttgaatatgttttattatttataatataatttcgATCTTTACAAAagtttgtaaatatttcattaaagCTAGTAGtttcaattattttacatttctTATCTAGCTCATTTATATCTCGACTTATTTGGTTTAGAATGTCGAAGTAATAATAGTCatctataaataataaaatatcatatttaaCAATCTCATTTCGTTTccttgaaaatattttgtaatatatcGTAGTTAGTAATTCGTGTACTACATCCAATGAggttatcattttttatatctctCAATCTGACttatctatatattattttttctttcacgtttttttttctatatatataacggTACTATTTCGGAGGTACATGTGTATCCCTTTCTACTTCAGGCAAAGAATAcctttcctttttttgcatataaataagcGGTATGTGTGTATATGCAAATATGGGATTCGTATGTTTTACATAAAGTTGCAAATGCTGAAATAATAGGGACGCAAAAAATGGGGTACTGCATAAGAATTGAGCTCTCTCCAAATGTTGGCTAtagcattttattttggttCTTACTCCGTTTCTTATCAAATCTAATTATACATGCTTATATGCCATACCCTGTAGCCATACATATAcatgcataatatataatgtaaagTAAAAATTACTACTCCTACATcaaaaatttacatatttaat
Protein-coding sequences here:
- a CDS encoding microgamete surface protein MiGS, putative produces the protein MSQRYIVLLHCVFLLLSLFKTDCYSLQSHSNSKAKHSHNSGCVHGKVGVLRSIGKRDHRANSSFLRVQDDEATDFYNLKLHEKNFRWSLPLALGSEKSVVDLVLTLGNSSTAFYCHDETKPASETDVLAYDLSKSKDLKYVDCKSAECTEILGSNKCLVLDEYFKQLKGYTLRKKNCKSKLCDYVTSMNFLSMNDPSVDKNASVCPFDHKIDSEQIKGFYFNDSFLINKDKKITYDYFGCITENKSLNINADTYGVIGLTNNHQADKKYSSILNSFVSNSASKKNIFGLCLIEGGGFISFGGHDKAALGPVPPPKEAVDTALDTSDYDDSDLTYKNTLLSVNESDGLIWVDYAGPTTESYKIKVTKINFNVTDDSSEHKIDKEFTLDTYDYFISLPKEVSTKLTEQIDKICKGLGEKCKYTKESGSFQMASEHLGSFPILEFSFGEHKVMVHPQDYIIDNGGNNYKVLVKHAESNGHLGVPFFLNKYIIFDNEKKKLGIAQSKCQTANAFEPTPSAGKVPEKPKVPEKDKVPGEVIVVPGEDKGPGEHKEPGEVVVVPEDGEDKGFYEKNKTAILAISGVAISGSIIGSIFYLL